CTACACCATGTTATTGGGAAAACGAAGGAATGATGGAGCCAGTGGATGAGGAGAACTGGGCAGAGACTAAGACAGATTTCGAGGAAGAAGAGTCAGAAGAGAAAGCTTCTACTACAGATGTTGTTGCTACTGAAACACTTTCTAATAAGCTACAAAACGCAGGGTCTGTCGATGATAATTCATCTACAACGAGCTGGTGTGATAAAGACAATGCAGATGGCACTGCAGTATTTTTTAGGGGCAAGAAGTCATTGGAGGCTTTAGCTAAGGAATTGGATGACTATTTCTTGAAAGCATCAGCTGGTGTAAAAGAAATCACTGTTCTTATGGACATAAATGGAAGTGATATGTTTCTTCCCCACAGTTTCAGAGAGAACAAGAGTAAATTCAACATCCTTTTATCAATctcattgaaatttttgttctATTCTTATATGCTAGAACACTTGATAATTAGATTATGCTCTTTGCTTTTGTTATAGCCTATGTCTGTATTTTCTAGATAGCTATTGGTTTCAAAATTGGCTTCTTTATCAATCTTGTATATTCAAATTTCTTTATATGCTGAAGCAACAATATAGAGTAACTTTCTTTTGTTTGCATTACTAACTACTGGTTCTTTACAGGGAAAGGTACCAATCCTGCAAAGGTCTTTAGTGGATTGTCATGGAGTCGGTCATCAAGGTCACTTACCGAAGATTCTGTTGATTCTAGTGAACCATGCAGGCCTGGAGCTCATTGTGTTACACTTAAAAAGTTATGCGACGAGGAACAAAAACTTTACAAGGCGGTGAAGGTATAGAGTCCATGAAAACAtgcattttttaattaaaaagctaaCTGTTATATGATACTGATCACGATTATATAACCCGTGTTCATCAACCCTAGATTGCCAATCCTGGGCTAGAAATATTGGCAACTAAAATATGCATATGACCCTATGATATTTcacaaaacaataaaaacattTTGAGTTTCAATCTCTATGTAATTGTGGAGAATCGAATTTGTCATGGTCACGAAGTGTTACCTCATTGTAAGTTGAATGAAATATGTATGTATTTAATAAGGACAAATACTTTCCCTATCTTTTGAAACTTTATAAGTTATTTGTTCTTATATCAATGTATGTATGTAGTTTTCAATATTCTGGCTTTAATGTATGTTTACTAATGAAAATACAGCTTAATGATTATCCTATTTTAGTCCCCATAGGCATATGTAAGAAGTCTCTTGTAGTGTTTTAATATTTGGTAAGCTTCTAAATCAAAACTTGGttaagtaaatatatatatatatatatatttacagttTATATTCTCTTGCGTTGATGTTTATACATTTCAATTGAATTGTTTATATGCATTAAAAAGTTTGCTTTTGATGACCACTCTCTTCTTTTTAGAGTCTTCTTTTTCCAGAAGTTGTTTCTCATGGATATAATCATTTTATTATACATGTGTAGGAGGAAGTGAAAACAAAATTAGAGCTTGAAAAGAAATCCTTATTACTACAAAAACAAGAGGCAGAAAACCATGATTGGGAAAAGACAGATAAAACTCGACAGAGCGTTGGGAGTCTGGAGGCTATTGTCTCGCAACTCCAAGAGATAATAAGAACGGCTTGTTCTTCTATATTGCAACTCATTGACGAGAATTTGTATCCTCAGTTGATTGCAATAACTTCCGGGTAAACTTTATGAAAATTACAATATCTATTTTGTGTGGTCTTATTTGAACCCTTAAAGTGGTGTTTGCAATGTGATTTGTGAAGCTATTTTTAACAAAAACCGCAGTGTAAAGTTCTTATCGAGAAAGAAAAGTATTTCCCTCCATTTCAGTCTTTTAATCCTCCTGATAATTTATAAGAAAGGTTCAGTGTTTTTGGCTCagcataatatttataatttcataCTAAAACTAGTGGAGCAATAGGCTCGAAATTGCATGGAAAATCATGCACAAAGTCTCTGTCTTGAAACTCAATCTACCTTGTGTCCTCACATAGTTGAATAAATCATTTTGTAGGTTGTTGCAGATGTGGAGAACAATGTACGAGAGTCACGAAGCTCAGTACCGTAAATCACAGCTATTGATGCATTTAGGGGACAATCAAAAAATGGATCCAAGTACTGCTAACCATCGCCAAGCTGCAGTTCAGCTTGAAACTGAGGTCAGTTGTTGGTATAACAGCTTTTGCAGAGTTGTAAACTCTCAACGAGAGTATGTGAGAACTCTCTTTAGGTGGATCAAACTTGTTGATAATCTCGTAGATGAGGATCGAAGGAGTCTTCACTTGTCTGCAGTTCAAAGCTTATGTGATCAATGGCAGCTCGCACTAGACAAATTGCCTGATAAGGTACTTATCGTTTCACTACTGAGTTTCTCGAAAGCTTATATTATCCTACAAAAACATAATCTAATGCCTTAGCAGTTGAAGTTACAAAATGAGTAACACTATCACTTCtgctaaattaataaatagttaTCAATAGAAGAGAAACTATTTCGATAAATACCTTCACTTGTTGCGTACACACAAGATTTTTATGTTTGGAACTAATATATTTTTCTCAATGTTGAAACtgtaaaaatttgattttatctGACATAGTTGCTAAGATCAGTACTTTTGATGATCATTGCTCCCACACAAGTATATTGCTAATATGGTCTCTCTTGAAgcttttaagttttaattttgataatttgttTAGTCTCCTTTGGTGTTTTTATTTGAGATTTCATCGCCGTTGTTGCCTTGTCATTTTTTCAGGCAGCCTCGGAGGCCATTAAGGGTCTTTGCTCAGCTATCCACTCGATAGTCGTCCAACAAGTAGAGGAGCACAATTTgcaaagaaaatatgaaaaaatagaCCGAAGAGTTCAGAAGGAAATGGACTCGCGGGATGAGTTATTGAGCAAACTTCAGGGTAGCTTCGAGGGCGAAGACATGCTTTCCGATTTGAGCCCCAAACATCCTTTGACACTAAAGGATGCCAAAATAGCAGCCTTACAGAAACAATTGGAAATTGAAAAGACTCAATATCAAAATTCTGTGCAGGCAACCAAAGCCATGACTTTAAACAATCTGAAAACAAGTCTCCCCAATGTGTTCAAAACACTCGTGGATTTCTCCGGGGCCAATGTTGAGGCTATCGAGGCTTGTTTAAGCTATACTAAACCAGAAGATACCTGTGAAGCTGAATTGGAAAGCACTCAAAATTGAACCTTGAGAAAATGCTGATCCTGGTGTTTAGGGATGCAACAAGTTTTGTTTTTGGTGATATGGAAAATGTAGGATCTTATATCTGTTGAGTTGTTCATAACTAATCTTGTTAATCTTGATTTTACTTTACACTTCTTCTAGGTCACAGTTCTGTGCTTGGGgtttttttattcttcttttgtTGAGAAACTTTTTATGTTTCAACAATGTCTAGCCAAAGTTATTGTTCAGAATATGTTGAACCAAGCTCTTATGTAGTGGATAATATAAGATATGTATAGGAAAACATGAAAATGCATTTGGTGTATTATGAAGTGAATGCAAATTAAAGATTGagtataaaactttaatattgATCAAGAATTGTGTATAATTGGGGCAAGATCAAATGAGTACACTTATACAATATACGTATAATGTCACTAAAGTCCTACGTGGTTAGAAATAGAAAAGATCATGAATACATAGGGACAGAAGCTTTTTGGGAAAGTGTTCAAAAATAAAACCGTGAGGGTTTAGATCTAAAGCAGATAATATTAGATTTCTAACATTGTttctttctgtcgtagagtaatAATAAGATTTGAGTCTAGATCTCATTCAggtgttggattcttcacaatccttcacactatgattgagtgagtacttgacttgataTGAGTGGGCATTGTACTCTATCAATAAAAGCTTGAATTTGATGAAGAACAATAGAAGGGGATTTCGAAATACAAAGGGAGGAGCTCTCATTTATTAGTTGTCTgacaaataataaaaactagATTCAGATAAATGGATGAGAATAAGAATTATCttattccttttatagtatttcaactagggtttGGATTAAAAGTAAATGGCCCCAAATCATAGGagtatgttagtttatgtcatcttttcaaaaaaatatagtaaatggccctaaatcataagactatgttagtaaatgtccttatttcaatttttttttttttttttttaagaattacaagcaaattatttaaacattatggtatatctatattagttttgttaaaatcttttttattttaaagttatgtcaatttttttaattttttatgagttgttttgggttgttggtatatagattttgttgtacggtatatttctattttgttgtatggtatattattattcttagatgatatttaatttttattatgatatgtataatagtggtatataattttattagcataataaaaatattttaatgtatgtatataattttattgctatgctacatatatttaattattatttttatattttttgattgtatgattatttattttaaataatattttattagtttttattttattatatacaatggtcatggtatatatattttaattgtggtatataatttggttagcatagtatacatacatatatatatatatgtattagtaatctatatttttattattattatttttgtatatatattttggtgtatggtatatgtattttttgttatacggtatataattttttttaaataatatttaagttttattttctattgtacttttgttgacatgatatataattttattagcatcctatatatttttatttttatttgttgttattattatatatatttttattgtaaggtatatattttatgctatatagtatataagttttattgtatagtatatcattttattttagataatgcatgtttagtttttattttagtatacataaaggtgatacataattttgttaatatgatatatacaattttttttaataatattatattattttgttttattttttattgtaggtatatacgtt
This region of Cannabis sativa cultivar Pink pepper isolate KNU-18-1 chromosome 7, ASM2916894v1, whole genome shotgun sequence genomic DNA includes:
- the LOC115697409 gene encoding protein ALTERED PHOSPHATE STARVATION RESPONSE 1 codes for the protein MGCAASRFDKDERVQICKQRKRLMKQLVGFRGEFADAQLAYLKALKNTGVTLRQFTESELLEFENSTTEGTTERLVLPPSPPPPPPPPPPLEETDEEEIKKSEYDGLQFPPIISSSLEWDPFRSTTPCYWENEGMMEPVDEENWAETKTDFEEEESEEKASTTDVVATETLSNKLQNAGSVDDNSSTTSWCDKDNADGTAVFFRGKKSLEALAKELDDYFLKASAGVKEITVLMDINGSDMFLPHSFRENKRKGTNPAKVFSGLSWSRSSRSLTEDSVDSSEPCRPGAHCVTLKKLCDEEQKLYKAVKEEVKTKLELEKKSLLLQKQEAENHDWEKTDKTRQSVGSLEAIVSQLQEIIRTACSSILQLIDENLYPQLIAITSGLLQMWRTMYESHEAQYRKSQLLMHLGDNQKMDPSTANHRQAAVQLETEVSCWYNSFCRVVNSQREYVRTLFRWIKLVDNLVDEDRRSLHLSAVQSLCDQWQLALDKLPDKAASEAIKGLCSAIHSIVVQQVEEHNLQRKYEKIDRRVQKEMDSRDELLSKLQGSFEGEDMLSDLSPKHPLTLKDAKIAALQKQLEIEKTQYQNSVQATKAMTLNNLKTSLPNVFKTLVDFSGANVEAIEACLSYTKPEDTCEAELESTQN